The proteins below are encoded in one region of Gammaproteobacteria bacterium:
- the tsaB gene encoding tRNA (adenosine(37)-N6)-threonylcarbamoyltransferase complex dimerization subunit type 1 TsaB, with the protein MNILAIDTSTEACSAALLRDDGVIFHEFEIAPRRHMRLLPEMMDRVITTSDLQKSMLSHCAFSNGPGAFTGIRIAAAQAQGIALALNIPLVPVSTLAVLAQVCLDRTDYDSTLVALDARMQELYWAVYHRGGDGCAELVGTERLSSLSEVVIDSAIEFGGGHGWLDALRDSVVFPVDSGLLPDARSLLKLAKQAIDRGLVVDAGRININYLRNQVAEKARP; encoded by the coding sequence GTGAATATTCTCGCCATCGATACTTCCACCGAGGCCTGCTCCGCCGCGTTGTTACGCGACGATGGCGTGATTTTTCACGAATTTGAAATTGCTCCGCGCCGGCACATGCGGCTGTTACCCGAAATGATGGACCGGGTGATCACCACGTCTGACCTGCAAAAGTCGATGCTTTCGCATTGTGCTTTCAGTAATGGCCCGGGCGCGTTTACCGGTATTCGTATTGCCGCCGCTCAGGCCCAGGGAATTGCGCTCGCGTTAAACATACCGCTGGTACCCGTTTCAACACTGGCGGTTCTGGCGCAGGTTTGCCTGGATCGAACCGACTACGATAGTACGCTGGTAGCGCTGGACGCGCGGATGCAGGAGTTATACTGGGCTGTTTATCATCGAGGCGGGGACGGTTGTGCCGAGCTCGTTGGAACGGAGCGGTTAAGCAGCTTAAGCGAGGTTGTAATCGATTCGGCAATCGAATTCGGTGGTGGACATGGCTGGCTCGACGCGTTACGCGATAGTGTCGTGTTTCCAGTTGATAGCGGATTATTGCCCGATGCGAGGTCACTACTCAAGCTTGCAAAACAAGCGATCGATCGGGGTCTCGTGGTTGATGCAGGCCGGATCAATATCAATTACCTTCGCAACCAGGTTGCCGAAAAAGCTCGACCTTGA
- a CDS encoding tRNA pseudouridine(13) synthase TruD — MMHEPVFPYGPVVASAVFKSRPGDFEVSEELGFEPAGEGEHLFLLVEKSGLSTRELIDCIARDYSLDPKLIGYSGLKDKHALTRQWLSLHLPGKSPACGLIEGSGYQVLKQARHTRKLRPGSHSYNAFKVRLHDVVDFSEPAREQLDAIAGRGFANYFGTQRFGRRQDNVKLALNELPRRRLKRSRRSLLISALRSYLFNRVLAQRIHLGHWDLPLNGDVFMLRGTHSIFTDTLDDTLFDRYRLLDIACTGSLYGTGQNLLSGEPRSIEARVYAECEEITSCLDQQGAKLQMRALRAVVDNFSYDYDAGNRSLLLQADLPSGCYMTTLLEHFIKARDVS, encoded by the coding sequence ATGATGCATGAGCCGGTATTTCCCTATGGCCCGGTGGTTGCAAGCGCTGTTTTCAAATCCAGGCCCGGTGACTTCGAGGTAAGCGAGGAACTCGGATTCGAACCCGCAGGAGAGGGTGAGCACCTCTTCCTGCTGGTTGAAAAGAGTGGACTTAGCACGCGGGAACTGATTGACTGTATCGCGAGGGATTACTCGCTCGATCCAAAATTAATCGGATACAGTGGACTCAAGGATAAGCACGCGCTCACCCGTCAATGGCTAAGCTTGCATTTGCCGGGTAAAAGTCCGGCATGCGGGTTGATTGAAGGTAGCGGATACCAGGTTTTAAAACAGGCCCGACACACCCGCAAACTGCGCCCGGGAAGCCACAGCTACAACGCTTTCAAGGTACGATTACACGACGTCGTCGACTTTTCTGAACCAGCCCGTGAACAACTTGACGCAATCGCCGGGCGGGGATTTGCAAACTATTTTGGGACACAGCGATTTGGTCGCCGGCAGGACAACGTCAAACTGGCGCTCAACGAATTACCTCGCCGCAGGCTAAAACGGTCCCGCAGGAGCCTGCTGATATCGGCATTGCGCAGTTACCTGTTTAACCGGGTTCTGGCCCAGCGTATTCACCTCGGGCATTGGGATCTGCCGTTGAACGGAGATGTATTCATGTTGCGCGGAACGCACTCGATATTCACTGATACGCTCGATGATACACTGTTCGATAGATACCGGCTGCTGGATATTGCGTGTACCGGAAGCCTTTACGGCACTGGCCAAAACCTGTTGAGCGGAGAACCCCGTTCGATCGAGGCACGGGTTTATGCTGAATGTGAAGAAATCACGAGCTGTCTCGATCAGCAGGGCGCGAAATTACAGATGCGCGCCTTGCGTGCCGTGGTCGATAACTTCAGTTATGACTACGATGCCGGGAACCGATCGCTGCTATTACAGGCGGATCTACCGTCCGGATGCTATATGACCACGTTACTCGAACATTTCATCAAGGCCCGGGACGTCAGCTAG
- a CDS encoding class I SAM-dependent methyltransferase, producing MPDPKGPSEFVDAAYHLDDEASMVEFYRKWAADYDHQMLDELGYTSPTKIARQLCDNLPDTDSEVFDVGCGTGLTCVYLAEKGYTNLDGIDLSPDMVRVAGERGIYRELLVGDINHKLERDDASYDAVISSGTFTHGHVGPEPLDEIFRILKPGGILACTIHQDLWESMGFESKLESLVAAGTAHQVSCEIGSYYKDRESEGWFCVYRKLPS from the coding sequence ATGCCTGATCCTAAAGGACCCAGTGAATTCGTCGACGCCGCCTATCATCTGGATGACGAGGCCAGTATGGTCGAGTTCTACCGGAAATGGGCCGCCGACTATGATCACCAGATGCTCGATGAGCTCGGCTACACATCGCCAACGAAAATTGCCCGGCAACTGTGCGATAACCTGCCCGATACCGATTCGGAAGTATTCGATGTCGGTTGCGGCACCGGCTTAACCTGTGTGTATCTGGCAGAAAAAGGATATACCAACCTTGATGGCATCGATCTCTCGCCCGACATGGTGCGTGTCGCCGGTGAACGCGGCATCTACCGTGAGCTGCTGGTTGGTGATATCAACCACAAGTTGGAACGCGATGACGCGAGCTATGACGCGGTCATTTCATCGGGGACCTTTACCCATGGTCACGTGGGTCCGGAACCCCTCGACGAAATATTTCGAATATTGAAACCAGGCGGCATTCTGGCCTGCACGATCCACCAGGATCTCTGGGAGTCGATGGGATTCGAATCGAAACTGGAGTCCCTGGTGGCTGCAGGTACCGCGCACCAGGTCAGTTGTGAAATAGGCAGTTACTACAAAGATCGCGAATCCGAAGGCTGGTTCTGTGTTTATCGAAAATTGCCTAGCTGA
- a CDS encoding peroxiredoxin has product MTIQVGDRLPAVDVQHKTDSGIETINTGELCAGKKVVLFALPGAYTPTCSASHLPGYVVASDELFAKGVDLIVCLSVNDAFVMDAWGREHNADDCVMMLADGSAHFTRAVGLELDLDAAGMGLRSQRYAMVVNDNVVEVLNVEAPKQFEISDAQTILSCL; this is encoded by the coding sequence AGCACAAGACCGACAGCGGCATCGAAACAATTAACACCGGCGAGCTGTGCGCCGGTAAAAAAGTGGTTCTGTTCGCACTTCCCGGCGCATACACACCAACCTGCTCGGCATCCCATCTGCCGGGTTACGTCGTCGCCTCGGATGAGCTGTTTGCTAAGGGCGTCGACCTGATTGTGTGTCTCTCGGTCAATGACGCCTTTGTCATGGATGCCTGGGGCAGAGAACATAATGCCGATGACTGCGTCATGATGCTGGCAGACGGCAGTGCCCATTTTACACGCGCCGTGGGCCTCGAACTCGACCTCGATGCAGCAGGTATGGGACTCCGTTCACAGCGCTACGCAATGGTAGTCAACGACAACGTGGTTGAAGTGTTGAACGTGGAAGCACCCAAGCAATTCGAAATCAGTGATGCGCAGACTATTCTGAGCTGTCTTTAA